Proteins from a genomic interval of Clostridium sp. M62/1:
- a CDS encoding cell division protein ZapA, protein MDSKNYTDVLINGKIYTLGGAEEESYLQQVASYINEKMTRLQKQPGFTRQSEDYKSVMTYLNLADDYFKEKQYAARLAEENQELEKESYSLKHELVSTQMKLETVMREAAEQRERVHALELRLQELEAMQPAEEGTKEEKQD, encoded by the coding sequence ATGGATTCCAAGAATTATACGGATGTTTTGATCAACGGAAAAATTTATACACTGGGCGGCGCCGAGGAGGAGAGTTATCTGCAGCAGGTTGCCAGCTATATCAACGAAAAGATGACCAGGCTCCAGAAGCAGCCGGGCTTTACCAGGCAGAGCGAGGACTACAAGTCAGTGATGACATACCTGAATCTGGCTGATGACTATTTTAAGGAAAAGCAGTATGCGGCACGGCTGGCGGAGGAAAATCAGGAGCTGGAGAAGGAGAGCTACAGCCTGAAGCATGAGCTCGTGAGCACCCAGATGAAGCTGGAAACCGTGATGAGGGAGGCGGCGGAGCAGCGTGAGAGAGTCCATGCCCTTGAGCTGAGGCTCCAGGAACTGGAAGCCATGCAGCCGGCAGAGGAAGGGACAAAAGAGGAAAAGCAGGACTGA
- the ruvB gene encoding Holliday junction branch migration DNA helicase RuvB — protein sequence MNRRIITTDVTEEDKKIETSLRPQLLSEYIGQERIKSTLKIFIDAAKSRKEPLDHVLFYGPPGLGKTTLCGIIANEMGVNMKVTSGPAIEKPGEIAAILNGLSEGDVLFVDEIHRLNRQVEEVLYPAMEDYAIDIMLGKDSSARSIRLELPKFTLVGATTRAGLLTAPLRDRFGIIQKMDFYTPAELKTIVMRSADVMQVKIEEEGAFEIARRSRGTPRLANRLLKRVRDFAQVKYDGVITKAVADFALDILDVDKLGLDNNDRAILNAMIQKFSGGPVGLETLAACLGEDAGTLEDVYEPYLLMNGLINRTPRGRVATEAAYHHLGLSQS from the coding sequence ATGAACAGAAGGATTATTACAACAGATGTTACGGAAGAGGATAAGAAAATAGAGACGAGCCTGCGCCCCCAGCTCCTTTCGGAGTATATCGGACAGGAGCGGATCAAAAGCACCCTGAAGATCTTCATCGATGCGGCAAAGTCGAGAAAGGAGCCTCTTGACCATGTGCTGTTCTACGGCCCTCCGGGGCTTGGAAAGACGACGCTCTGCGGCATTATTGCCAATGAGATGGGGGTCAATATGAAGGTGACATCCGGCCCGGCCATCGAAAAGCCCGGGGAGATTGCAGCCATTCTAAACGGGCTTTCTGAGGGGGATGTGCTGTTTGTGGACGAGATTCACCGGCTGAACCGCCAGGTGGAGGAGGTTCTCTATCCGGCTATGGAGGACTATGCCATCGATATTATGCTGGGGAAGGATTCCAGCGCCCGGTCTATCCGTCTGGAGCTTCCGAAGTTTACGCTGGTGGGAGCTACCACCAGGGCAGGCCTTCTGACAGCGCCTCTGCGGGACAGGTTCGGAATTATCCAGAAGATGGATTTCTATACGCCTGCAGAGCTTAAGACCATTGTCATGCGCTCTGCCGATGTGATGCAGGTGAAGATTGAGGAGGAGGGGGCCTTTGAGATTGCCAGGCGTTCCAGAGGAACTCCCAGGCTTGCCAATCGCCTGCTTAAGAGAGTCAGGGACTTTGCCCAGGTCAAGTACGACGGCGTGATCACAAAGGCGGTGGCCGACTTTGCCCTGGATATTCTCGACGTGGACAAGCTGGGGCTGGACAATAACGACAGGGCTATTCTGAATGCCATGATTCAGAAGTTTTCCGGCGGCCCGGTGGGTCTTGAGACGCTGGCAGCCTGCCTCGGGGAGGACGCCGGCACCCTGGAGGATGTGTACGAGCCATACCTCCTCATGAACGGGCTGATCAACCGCACGCCCAGAGGCCGGGTGGCCACAGAGGCTGCCTACCATCATCTGGGCCTCTCCCAGAGCTGA
- the ruvA gene encoding Holliday junction branch migration protein RuvA, giving the protein MILKENGALRRMERPAAPSRLPEKLPEKRSDAENSDERDCDVISYIRGILAEKMDGAAVVEAGGIGYRIFMPLSALELLPAVGQEAVVYTYFQVREDAMSLYGFLNRQDREMFRQLIGVNGIGPKAALGLLGALRPDDLRLAILTGDVKAISRAPGIGAKTAQRIILDLKDKVSAEEILASVTASDGGAKAPEAASLTAEAAREAVDALVALGYSNLEASKAVKQVEVTEEMDAEAVLKASLKYLAFM; this is encoded by the coding sequence ATGATACTAAAAGAAAATGGGGCGCTCAGGCGGATGGAACGGCCGGCGGCCCCCTCCCGGCTGCCTGAAAAGCTGCCGGAAAAGCGCAGTGATGCAGAGAACAGCGATGAAAGGGATTGTGACGTGATTTCATATATAAGAGGAATACTGGCAGAGAAGATGGACGGGGCGGCTGTGGTGGAGGCCGGAGGCATCGGCTACAGGATTTTTATGCCGCTTTCCGCTCTGGAGCTTTTGCCGGCTGTGGGGCAGGAAGCGGTGGTTTACACCTACTTTCAGGTCAGGGAAGACGCCATGAGTCTGTATGGATTTCTGAACAGGCAGGACAGGGAGATGTTCCGGCAGCTGATTGGGGTGAACGGCATTGGCCCCAAGGCAGCCCTGGGGCTTTTGGGCGCTCTCAGGCCGGACGACCTGCGCCTGGCCATTCTGACAGGAGATGTGAAGGCTATCTCCCGGGCCCCCGGGATCGGGGCGAAAACAGCCCAGAGGATTATTCTGGATTTAAAGGACAAGGTGAGCGCGGAGGAGATACTGGCTTCTGTCACAGCTTCGGATGGAGGGGCAAAGGCACCGGAGGCAGCTTCTCTCACGGCGGAGGCTGCCAGGGAGGCGGTGGATGCTCTGGTGGCTCTGGGCTATTCCAATCTGGAGGCCTCAAAGGCCGTGAAGCAGGTGGAGGTCACAGAGGAGATGGATGCGGAGGCAGTGCTCAAGGCATCCCTCAAATATCTGGCGTTTATGTAG
- a CDS encoding ribonuclease H-like domain-containing protein: MITIEKRLEFPDTYPLSRIGVLSELLFFDIETTGFSGDSSSLYLIGCVFYRDHSWNLIQWFADRADAEEEMLEAFFHFLKNFKILIHFNGDGFDIPYLLKRCAACGLDFDFSGVKSVDLYKKIKPFKKILGLENLKQKTIEGFLDIERQDRFSGGQLIEVYHDYLATGDEALLRLLLLHNEDDLKGMPSILPILAYSDFLDFPFRPDGWKLQKAADAFGQEEQTLFLCYRSEVSLPVPMEADNGPFSLDASGNTLTLGISLAEGELKRFYSNYKDYYYLIYEDTAIHKSVGEYVDRAARRKATAKTCYTKVEGLFLPQPSCIFEPCLKREYSERLTYIPFTAGLAEMLAGSKTDRTFLFRKPACEKHAGFCPAGGPEKKEPEKKNSEEKNREKKSPENRNPQDSAETYFKQLMGLFF; this comes from the coding sequence ATGATTACTATAGAAAAACGTCTGGAATTTCCAGACACCTACCCCCTGTCCCGCATAGGTGTGCTCTCTGAGCTTCTGTTTTTTGACATTGAAACCACCGGCTTTTCCGGGGATTCCTCAAGTCTTTATCTGATCGGCTGTGTCTTTTACCGGGATCATTCCTGGAATCTGATCCAGTGGTTTGCCGACCGGGCCGATGCCGAGGAGGAGATGCTGGAGGCCTTTTTCCATTTTCTGAAGAATTTTAAGATTCTGATCCATTTTAACGGAGACGGCTTTGACATTCCCTACCTTCTGAAACGCTGCGCTGCCTGTGGGCTGGATTTTGACTTTTCCGGCGTGAAGAGCGTGGATCTCTACAAAAAGATAAAGCCCTTTAAGAAAATTCTGGGGTTAGAAAACCTGAAGCAGAAAACTATCGAGGGGTTTCTGGATATTGAACGGCAGGATCGGTTTTCCGGCGGTCAGCTGATTGAAGTCTATCACGACTACCTGGCCACAGGGGATGAAGCCCTCCTCCGCCTTCTGCTTCTCCACAACGAGGATGATCTGAAGGGGATGCCGTCCATTCTTCCGATTCTTGCCTACTCCGACTTTTTAGACTTCCCCTTCCGGCCGGACGGCTGGAAGCTTCAAAAGGCGGCTGACGCCTTTGGACAGGAGGAGCAGACACTCTTTCTCTGCTACAGAAGTGAAGTCTCCCTGCCGGTCCCCATGGAGGCAGATAACGGCCCCTTTTCCCTGGATGCCTCAGGAAATACCCTGACTCTTGGCATATCCCTGGCTGAGGGGGAGCTCAAACGATTTTATTCAAATTATAAGGATTACTACTATTTGATCTATGAAGATACTGCCATCCACAAAAGCGTCGGCGAATATGTAGACCGGGCGGCCCGCAGAAAAGCCACCGCAAAGACCTGCTATACAAAGGTTGAGGGTCTCTTTCTGCCCCAGCCCTCCTGCATTTTTGAGCCCTGCCTGAAGAGAGAGTATTCCGAGCGGCTTACCTATATCCCATTCACTGCCGGGCTGGCCGAAATGCTCGCCGGCAGCAAAACAGACAGGACATTTCTCTTTCGGAAACCTGCGTGCGAAAAGCACGCCGGTTTTTGCCCCGCCGGCGGCCCGGAAAAGAAAGAGCCGGAAAAGAAAAACTCGGAAGAGAAAAATCGGGAAAAGAAAAGCCCGGAAAATAGAAACCCACAGGACAGCGCAGAAACGTATTTTAAACAGCTCATGGGCCTGTTTTTCTGA
- a CDS encoding DUF5662 family protein: MSLHNAAGHFCTITKHKLMVMGNCFRVGLYRQGLLHDLSKYSWEEFKTGVKYYQGTRSPNAAEKDDIGYSAAWLHHKGRNKHHFEYWIDFAPDKSKGLVGNKMPLKYVIEMVMDRIAASKVYKGKDYTNASPWEYYAKGKDYIVIHPETRALLEKLLLMLRKKGERKTFAYMRWLLRQGKEY; the protein is encoded by the coding sequence ATGAGTCTTCACAACGCAGCCGGCCATTTTTGCACCATCACGAAGCACAAGCTGATGGTGATGGGAAACTGCTTCCGGGTGGGGCTTTACAGACAGGGACTGCTCCACGATTTGTCCAAGTATTCCTGGGAAGAATTTAAGACAGGGGTAAAGTATTATCAGGGAACCAGGAGCCCCAACGCGGCAGAAAAGGATGATATCGGGTACTCGGCTGCCTGGCTTCACCATAAGGGCAGGAATAAACACCATTTTGAGTACTGGATCGATTTTGCGCCGGATAAATCCAAGGGCCTTGTGGGCAATAAGATGCCCTTAAAGTATGTGATCGAGATGGTTATGGACCGGATCGCCGCATCGAAGGTCTATAAAGGAAAGGATTACACAAACGCATCTCCCTGGGAGTATTACGCAAAGGGGAAGGATTACATTGTCATTCACCCGGAGACGAGAGCTCTTTTGGAGAAGCTTCTTCTCATGCTCAGGAAAAAGGGGGAGAGAAAAACCTTCGCCTATATGCGCTGGCTGCTCAGGCAGGGGAAGGAATATTAA
- a CDS encoding cold-shock protein has product MHKGTVKWFNNQKGYGFICDEEGNDVFVHYSGLNMEGFKSLDEGAQVEFEVVNGAKGPQATNVTKL; this is encoded by the coding sequence ATGCATAAAGGTACAGTAAAGTGGTTCAACAACCAGAAGGGCTACGGATTTATCTGTGACGAGGAGGGAAACGATGTGTTCGTTCACTACTCCGGCCTTAACATGGAGGGTTTCAAATCCCTTGACGAGGGCGCTCAGGTAGAGTTCGAGGTTGTCAACGGAGCAAAGGGACCACAGGCTACGAACGTAACCAAGCTCTAA
- the hslO gene encoding Hsp33 family molecular chaperone HslO: MADYMVRATAADGQIRAFAATTRETVEEARKAHNTSPVATAALGRLLTAGAMMGSMMKGKDDVLTLRAEGDGPIGGLTVTADAFGNVKGYAFHPEVMLPPNAQGKLDVGGALGIGVLSVIKDIGLKEPYVGQTILVSGEIAEDLTYYYATSEQTPSSVALGVLMNRENTVRQAGGFIIQLLPGASDEMIDRLEEKLKEIKPITALLDEGMTPEQILEHVLGEFGLEILNQMPVQFYCNCDKKRVEKALVSIGKKELQEMIDEGKSIEVNCHFCNKNYEFSVEELKELLSQAVR, translated from the coding sequence ATGGCAGATTATATGGTAAGAGCCACAGCAGCGGACGGTCAGATCCGCGCTTTTGCGGCTACGACGAGGGAGACAGTGGAGGAAGCCAGAAAGGCGCACAATACAAGCCCGGTGGCCACGGCTGCCCTGGGACGTCTGCTCACGGCAGGGGCCATGATGGGAAGCATGATGAAGGGAAAGGACGATGTCCTGACGCTGAGGGCAGAGGGTGACGGCCCTATCGGCGGCCTGACTGTGACGGCGGACGCTTTCGGAAATGTGAAGGGATATGCCTTTCACCCGGAGGTAATGCTGCCTCCGAACGCTCAGGGAAAGCTGGATGTAGGCGGAGCGCTGGGAATCGGTGTGCTGAGCGTAATCAAGGACATCGGCTTAAAGGAGCCGTATGTGGGGCAGACGATTCTCGTAAGCGGGGAGATCGCCGAGGATCTCACCTACTATTATGCGACCTCGGAGCAGACTCCGTCGTCCGTCGCCCTGGGTGTTCTGATGAACAGGGAAAATACGGTGCGCCAGGCAGGAGGATTTATTATCCAGCTTCTTCCGGGAGCCTCCGATGAGATGATCGACAGGCTGGAGGAGAAGCTGAAGGAGATAAAACCGATTACCGCTCTTCTCGACGAGGGAATGACGCCGGAGCAGATCCTTGAGCATGTTCTCGGAGAATTCGGTCTCGAGATCCTTAATCAGATGCCGGTTCAGTTTTACTGCAACTGCGATAAAAAGAGAGTGGAGAAGGCCCTTGTCAGCATTGGGAAGAAGGAGCTTCAGGAGATGATCGACGAGGGAAAGAGCATTGAGGTAAACTGCCATTTCTGCAATAAGAATTATGAGTTTTCTGTGGAGGAGCTTAAGGAGCTCTTAAGCCAGGCAGTCAGATAG
- a CDS encoding class I SAM-dependent DNA methyltransferase, with product MEAYTSFAAVYDMFMDNIPYEEWAAYLISLLKEHGIDDGLVLDLGCGTGSLTEILAREGYDMTGIDISPDMLQIAMEKRAESGHDILYLLQDMREFELYGTVRAIVSICDSMNYLLEPGDLVQTLRLVNNYLDPEGLFIFDLNTEYKYREILGESTIAEDREESSFIWDNSYDEEERINEYSLSLFIREKEDLYRKYQETHYQRAYTLDEVKDAIRQAGMEFVAAYDAFTRNAPREDSERIYVIARERGKSSGENQN from the coding sequence GTGGAGGCTTATACCAGCTTTGCGGCAGTTTACGATATGTTTATGGATAATATTCCCTACGAGGAGTGGGCAGCCTATCTCATATCCCTGCTTAAGGAGCACGGGATTGACGACGGCCTGGTGCTGGATCTGGGGTGCGGGACAGGAAGCCTGACAGAGATTCTGGCCAGAGAGGGGTATGACATGACGGGCATTGACATTTCTCCGGATATGCTTCAGATTGCCATGGAAAAGAGGGCGGAGTCGGGACACGACATTCTCTACCTGCTCCAGGATATGAGAGAATTTGAGCTCTATGGGACAGTCAGAGCCATCGTCAGCATCTGTGATTCCATGAACTATCTGTTAGAGCCCGGGGATCTGGTTCAGACGCTGCGCCTGGTGAATAATTATCTGGATCCGGAGGGGCTCTTTATTTTTGACCTCAATACAGAATATAAATACAGGGAGATTCTCGGGGAATCCACCATCGCAGAGGACAGGGAGGAGAGCAGCTTCATCTGGGACAACAGCTACGATGAGGAGGAGAGGATCAATGAATACAGCCTGAGCCTTTTCATCCGGGAGAAGGAGGATCTCTACCGGAAATACCAGGAAACCCACTATCAGAGAGCCTATACCCTCGACGAGGTGAAGGACGCCATCCGTCAGGCCGGGATGGAGTTTGTGGCAGCCTATGACGCATTTACAAGGAACGCGCCCAGAGAGGACAGCGAGAGAATCTACGTGATTGCCAGGGAGAGAGGAAAGTCGTCAGGGGAAAATCAGAATTGA
- a CDS encoding SEC-C metal-binding domain-containing protein — protein MTLLENWRNLAYGDGLDDKKREELWSGYFAIEKGIYEQILSNPTEVVEGTVKELAEKYNTEILIMTGFLDGINESLKGYENQIETMDENTVVKIEIDPEKLYWNMVEAKADWLYNLPQWDAILTPEKRKELYRNQKASGTVRNEQKIYPNDPCPCGSGKKYKKCCGKNK, from the coding sequence ATGACATTACTGGAAAACTGGAGAAACCTCGCGTACGGCGACGGACTCGATGATAAAAAGAGAGAAGAACTGTGGTCCGGCTATTTCGCAATCGAGAAGGGAATCTATGAGCAGATTCTCTCCAACCCGACAGAGGTGGTAGAGGGAACCGTTAAGGAGCTGGCTGAGAAGTACAACACAGAGATTCTGATTATGACAGGTTTCCTGGACGGAATCAACGAGAGCTTAAAGGGTTATGAGAACCAGATCGAGACCATGGATGAGAATACAGTTGTAAAGATCGAGATTGATCCGGAGAAGCTGTACTGGAACATGGTTGAGGCAAAAGCAGACTGGCTGTACAACCTGCCTCAGTGGGATGCAATCCTGACTCCTGAGAAGAGAAAGGAGCTTTACAGAAACCAGAAGGCATCCGGCACTGTGCGCAATGAGCAGAAAATTTATCCAAACGATCCATGTCCATGCGGCAGCGGAAAGAAATATAAAAAGTGCTGCGGAAAAAACAAATAA
- a CDS encoding enoyl-CoA hydratase/isomerase family protein translates to MADLIYEVKGHLARITMNRPEHLNCFSEEMIHLWTKALEDVRDREDIYAVLLSGNGKAFCAGGDVKAMAAGDGFFESHDDISSTALARKNSLWKGIQRIPLILEEIDKPVVAKIHGAAVGAGLDMALMCDVRIASESATMSESYFNAGIVPGDGGAYFLPRIIGRDKALDMFWTTKVLKGAEAERIGLVTHVVPDDELDDYVEAYMQKLLEAPQTAMRLTKRAIYQSEQITLRSSLDMVSSFMGIVTELDDYRTRTSALVEKLNRKHKKHAEEKEKN, encoded by the coding sequence ATGGCAGATCTGATTTATGAAGTAAAGGGACATCTGGCACGCATTACCATGAACAGGCCAGAGCATTTAAACTGTTTCAGCGAGGAGATGATTCACCTCTGGACAAAGGCCCTGGAAGATGTGAGGGACAGGGAGGATATTTACGCTGTCCTGCTTTCGGGAAACGGAAAGGCCTTCTGTGCCGGCGGAGATGTAAAGGCTATGGCAGCAGGCGACGGATTCTTTGAAAGCCACGACGATATTTCCTCCACCGCCCTCGCCCGCAAAAATTCCCTCTGGAAGGGCATTCAGCGAATTCCTCTGATCCTGGAGGAGATTGACAAGCCGGTGGTGGCAAAGATCCACGGAGCAGCCGTAGGAGCAGGTCTTGACATGGCTCTCATGTGCGATGTGAGAATCGCTTCAGAGAGTGCTACCATGTCTGAGAGCTACTTTAACGCCGGTATCGTACCAGGCGACGGCGGCGCTTACTTCCTCCCCCGCATCATCGGACGTGACAAGGCTCTCGATATGTTCTGGACTACCAAGGTCTTAAAGGGTGCTGAGGCAGAACGGATTGGTCTGGTGACCCATGTAGTTCCCGACGACGAGCTGGATGACTATGTGGAAGCCTACATGCAGAAGCTCCTGGAAGCGCCGCAGACAGCCATGCGCCTGACCAAGCGGGCTATCTATCAGAGCGAGCAGATCACGCTGCGCTCCTCCCTGGATATGGTTTCCTCCTTCATGGGAATCGTGACAGAGCTGGACGATTACCGTACCCGCACATCTGCTCTGGTGGAGAAACTGAACCGCAAGCACAAAAAGCATGCGGAGGAAAAAGAGAAGAACTGA
- the phoU gene encoding phosphate signaling complex protein PhoU, whose amino-acid sequence MRKNFDRQLNNLEKQLIKMGGLCEEAISLSARALGGEGAPDLQSQVHELESEINNLEREIEGSCMTLLLRQQPIAHDLRNVSAALRMISDLERIGDQAEDIAELVPHIAGSGLQSKVHINQMSMAAVKMVMDSVDAFVKEDLALARKVQADDDEVDRLFDCVKGELMELIEKKGIGAEEALDFLMAAKYLERIGDHAVNVAEWVEYSITGVHKSGELAER is encoded by the coding sequence ATGAGGAAGAATTTCGACAGGCAGCTTAACAATCTGGAAAAGCAGCTGATCAAGATGGGGGGCCTCTGCGAGGAGGCGATCTCCCTGTCAGCGAGGGCCCTTGGCGGAGAGGGGGCGCCGGATCTGCAGTCCCAGGTACATGAGCTGGAAAGTGAGATTAACAATCTGGAGAGGGAGATTGAGGGAAGCTGCATGACGCTGCTTTTAAGACAGCAGCCCATCGCCCACGATCTCCGAAATGTATCAGCAGCTCTCCGAATGATCTCTGATCTGGAGCGGATCGGGGATCAGGCAGAGGATATTGCAGAGCTGGTGCCCCATATTGCGGGAAGCGGACTGCAGAGCAAGGTGCACATTAATCAGATGTCCATGGCAGCCGTGAAGATGGTGATGGACAGTGTCGATGCCTTTGTGAAGGAAGATCTGGCTCTGGCCAGGAAGGTGCAGGCTGATGACGATGAGGTGGATCGCCTGTTTGACTGTGTAAAGGGCGAGCTTATGGAGCTGATCGAGAAGAAGGGAATCGGCGCCGAGGAGGCTCTGGATTTCCTGATGGCTGCCAAATATCTTGAAAGAATCGGCGATCATGCCGTCAATGTGGCTGAGTGGGTGGAGTATTCCATCACGGGAGTGCATAAGAGCGGAGAGCTTGCAGAGCGGTAA
- the pstB gene encoding phosphate ABC transporter ATP-binding protein PstB: MAEANIHNAGSVNGENAPAAVTKFDISGLNLHYGEFHALKNIDMKIEEKKITAFIGPSGCGKSTFLKTLNRMNDLVENVKIDGTVRLDGTDIFREMDAITLRHRVGMVFQQPNPFPKSVYDNVAYGPRIFGIRKKDQLDEIVERSLRQAAIWDELKDRLHKSAMGLSGGQQQRLCIARTLAVEPDVILMDEPTSALDPISTSKIEDLAMELKEKYTIIIVTHNMQQAARISDQTAFFLLGECVEFGDTGEMFAMPKDKRTEDYITGRFG; the protein is encoded by the coding sequence ATGGCAGAAGCAAACATTCACAACGCCGGCTCAGTGAACGGAGAGAATGCTCCGGCAGCCGTGACGAAGTTTGATATATCAGGACTGAACCTCCACTACGGAGAATTTCACGCCCTGAAGAACATCGATATGAAAATCGAGGAAAAGAAGATTACCGCCTTTATCGGTCCGTCCGGCTGCGGAAAGTCTACCTTTTTAAAAACCCTCAACCGCATGAATGACCTGGTGGAGAATGTTAAAATTGACGGAACCGTACGCCTGGACGGCACGGATATTTTCCGTGAGATGGATGCCATCACCCTGAGACACAGAGTCGGAATGGTATTTCAGCAGCCCAACCCTTTTCCAAAGAGCGTCTATGACAATGTAGCCTACGGCCCCAGGATTTTCGGGATCAGAAAAAAAGATCAGCTGGATGAGATTGTGGAGAGGAGTCTTCGCCAGGCGGCAATCTGGGATGAGTTAAAGGACCGTCTGCACAAGAGCGCCATGGGACTTTCCGGAGGACAGCAGCAGAGACTTTGCATCGCCAGGACGCTGGCGGTGGAGCCGGATGTGATCCTGATGGATGAGCCCACATCGGCTCTGGATCCGATCTCCACCTCCAAAATCGAGGATCTGGCCATGGAGCTGAAGGAAAAGTATACCATTATCATTGTCACCCACAATATGCAGCAGGCCGCCAGAATCTCCGATCAGACAGCTTTCTTCCTTCTGGGCGAGTGCGTGGAGTTCGGGGATACGGGAGAAATGTTTGCCATGCCAAAGGATAAGCGGACAGAGGATTATATTACAGGGAGGTTCGGTTGA
- the pstA gene encoding phosphate ABC transporter permease PstA, producing the protein MAEKRIRRAKAVDTFMTAVFYAIAIFFFTLLIAFAGKVIIGGLLGATPEMFRFERKGSIGNQLFNTVYLVFISLVVSVPLGVGAGIYLGMYAKPGRVTRFLRMCIETLSSLPSIVVGLFGYLVFLVFFGMGKSLIAGALSVSILTLPLITTTTEDAIKGLPAGYYQASLGLGATKWQSIFHVLLPACVPRIMTGVILAAGRGFGEAAALLYTTGSGTALKWGNWNLSAPTCPFNPFRPAETLSIQIWNLQVNGQDRALANCASAVLMLLVLAFSIGANVWSHHIKKKNAGE; encoded by the coding sequence GTGGCAGAAAAGAGAATCAGACGTGCCAAAGCAGTTGACACATTTATGACGGCAGTCTTTTATGCCATCGCCATTTTCTTCTTCACGCTTCTCATTGCGTTTGCCGGAAAGGTAATCATCGGAGGACTTCTCGGCGCAACGCCGGAGATGTTCCGCTTTGAGAGAAAGGGAAGTATTGGAAACCAGCTTTTTAATACGGTTTATCTGGTGTTCATCTCACTTGTGGTATCCGTACCCTTAGGCGTGGGAGCGGGAATTTACCTGGGCATGTACGCAAAGCCGGGCAGGGTAACGCGCTTTTTGAGAATGTGTATTGAAACACTGTCATCTCTCCCGTCCATCGTAGTCGGACTGTTCGGATACCTGGTATTTCTGGTGTTTTTCGGCATGGGGAAGAGCCTGATTGCAGGCGCGCTTTCCGTATCGATCCTGACTCTGCCTCTGATCACAACGACGACAGAGGATGCCATCAAGGGTCTTCCGGCCGGTTACTACCAGGCCAGCCTGGGGCTGGGGGCCACGAAATGGCAGAGTATTTTCCATGTGCTTCTTCCGGCCTGTGTGCCCCGCATCATGACAGGAGTTATCCTGGCAGCTGGAAGAGGATTTGGAGAGGCGGCAGCCCTTCTCTACACGACAGGTTCAGGAACTGCTCTGAAATGGGGAAACTGGAATCTGTCTGCCCCGACCTGTCCTTTTAATCCGTTCCGTCCTGCAGAAACTCTGTCGATTCAGATCTGGAACCTGCAGGTGAACGGACAGGACAGAGCGCTGGCAAACTGCGCCTCCGCCGTTTTAATGCTCCTGGTACTGGCGTTCAGTATCGGCGCAAATGTGTGGAGCCACCATATCAAGAAGAAAAATGCAGGAGAGTAA